A section of the Desulfovibrio sp. Huiquan2017 genome encodes:
- a CDS encoding TRAP transporter large permease has translation MDPTTAGIIGICVMVLLFMTRMPVAFVMMLVGFVGFSLLTSWRGGLNLMSRNVYDAFASYELSTIPLFILMGQVAFNSGISRRLYDTAYRFLGSTRGGLAMATVSACTAFGAVCGSSPATAATMSTVGIPEMKRYGYANSLAAASVASGGGLGMIMPPSVVLIIYGVLTEQSIGALFVSGILPAILLTGLFIAGIHIQCRVNPALGPKGESFSWGERLRSLTNLMDTLLVFALVIGGLFWGWFTPTEAASIGVIGVLALAVIKRQLTWKAFVNSLYETLRTSCMVLVLIAGAVVFGKFLAVTRIPFDIANWVSAFDMPPFAIMGTIILIYFIGGCFMDSLALIMLTIPVFYPVVTGMGFDPIWFGIIIVLVTEMGVITPPVGINVYVVYGMCRKIAPDVTLEDVFKGILPFMLSIVVGIALLFLFPQIILFLPGLMY, from the coding sequence ATGGATCCGACCACCGCCGGAATCATCGGCATCTGCGTCATGGTCCTGCTGTTCATGACCCGGATGCCCGTGGCCTTCGTCATGATGCTCGTGGGATTCGTGGGTTTTTCGCTCCTGACCTCATGGAGGGGCGGGCTCAATCTCATGAGCCGGAACGTCTACGACGCCTTCGCCTCCTACGAGCTGTCCACCATCCCGCTGTTCATCCTCATGGGCCAAGTGGCCTTCAACAGCGGCATCTCGCGGCGGCTCTACGACACAGCCTACCGCTTTCTGGGCAGTACCCGGGGCGGGCTCGCCATGGCCACGGTCTCGGCCTGCACCGCCTTCGGCGCGGTCTGCGGGTCCAGCCCGGCCACGGCCGCGACCATGTCCACAGTGGGCATACCGGAGATGAAGCGCTACGGCTACGCCAACTCCTTGGCCGCCGCCTCGGTGGCCTCGGGCGGAGGGTTGGGCATGATCATGCCGCCCTCGGTGGTCCTGATCATCTACGGCGTGCTCACCGAACAATCCATCGGCGCGCTGTTCGTTTCGGGCATACTCCCGGCCATCCTGCTGACCGGCCTGTTCATCGCGGGCATCCACATCCAGTGCCGGGTCAACCCGGCCCTGGGGCCCAAGGGCGAATCCTTCTCCTGGGGCGAGCGGCTCCGGTCCCTGACCAACCTCATGGACACCCTGCTCGTCTTCGCCCTGGTCATCGGCGGCCTGTTCTGGGGCTGGTTCACCCCCACCGAGGCCGCGTCCATCGGAGTCATCGGCGTGCTGGCCCTGGCCGTGATCAAGCGCCAACTGACCTGGAAGGCCTTCGTCAACTCCCTCTACGAGACCCTGCGGACCTCCTGCATGGTCCTGGTGCTCATCGCGGGCGCGGTGGTCTTCGGCAAATTCCTGGCCGTGACCCGCATCCCCTTCGACATCGCCAATTGGGTGTCCGCCTTCGACATGCCGCCGTTCGCCATCATGGGCACGATCATCCTGATCTACTTCATCGGCGGCTGCTTCATGGATTCCCTGGCCCTGATCATGCTGACCATCCCGGTCTTCTACCCCGTGGTCACAGGCATGGGCTTCGACCCCATCTGGTTCGGCATCATCATCGTCCTGGTCACCGAAATGGGCGTGATCACCCCGCCGGTGGGCATCAACGTGTACGTGGTCTACGGCATGTGCCGCAAGATCGCCCCGGACGTGACCCTGGAGGACGTGTTCAAGGGCATCCTGCCGTTCATGCTCTCCATCGTGGTCGGCATCGCCCTGCTCTTCCTCTTCCCCCAGATCATCCTCTTCCTGCCGGGATTAATGTACTGA
- a CDS encoding methyl-accepting chemotaxis protein translates to MKLADVRIGPKIIGGFLVIVLLFLFTGVYVKSAQDGMLASSSIMDAAMQLKYAVRYDQQMVMEFLDAEDGKALDENWAEHEAVDRDFNLFAEGILSGLDSASGRVTASDDPEIRRLVSGIKTTHADEFAAAIRRTYDLKRAAFEAIRKRREAMTAMARAHAEVLKACAAFQAEVATVLDRRLNNGADAFDILSREVSWADMGMRLEADIGLSRIVLEEYVQPDTAEARDALAARYAETVTAFDDVIGVLREGGSVDREVITPVDDPAVAARVDELARLYREAFRPAALEAMARHREYMGFLSEIDDSDTRVDAMGGSILDSLRKVEAIAERRQAHTITAASLAVYGGVGVSMILALVIGLALSRMITRPLGETLRIASLMAEGDLRDQVRPRGRDEIGRMLEAMGDMVVRLRDVVFGVNGAVETVAAGSGELSASAGTLSQGAADQAAGARKLSTSINEISDSITRNAGHSRETASIATGAAKKAAESGRAVGQAVGAMKEIAAKVSIIEEIARQTNLLALNAAIEAARAGEHGKGFAVVAAEVRKLAERSGVAAGEIGQLSDSTVEVSDRAAHMLEKLVPDIERTSDLVGEISAVCAEQDVVIKQIGGTVSQMEAATRGNASAAEEVASTSEELSGQAESLRQMMAWFKCGGREGRDCLPPAAALASLPPGEAPREGLKRY, encoded by the coding sequence ATGAAGCTGGCAGACGTTCGCATCGGGCCGAAGATCATCGGCGGATTCCTGGTCATCGTTCTCCTGTTCCTGTTTACGGGAGTGTACGTGAAGTCGGCCCAGGACGGCATGTTGGCGTCTTCGTCCATCATGGACGCAGCCATGCAATTGAAATACGCCGTCCGCTACGATCAGCAGATGGTCATGGAGTTTCTCGACGCCGAGGATGGCAAGGCGCTGGATGAAAATTGGGCCGAGCACGAGGCCGTGGATCGGGATTTCAATCTGTTCGCCGAGGGCATCCTGTCCGGGCTGGATTCGGCCAGCGGTCGGGTGACGGCTTCGGACGACCCGGAGATTCGGAGACTGGTTTCCGGAATCAAGACGACCCATGCGGACGAGTTTGCGGCGGCCATCCGGCGGACCTACGATCTCAAGCGCGCCGCGTTCGAGGCCATCCGCAAGCGGCGGGAGGCCATGACCGCCATGGCCCGGGCCCACGCCGAGGTCCTGAAGGCCTGCGCGGCGTTCCAGGCCGAGGTGGCGACTGTTCTCGACCGGCGGTTGAACAACGGCGCGGACGCTTTCGACATCCTGTCCCGGGAAGTTTCCTGGGCGGATATGGGCATGCGTCTGGAGGCCGACATCGGCTTGAGTCGCATCGTCCTTGAGGAGTACGTTCAGCCCGACACCGCCGAGGCCCGCGACGCGCTGGCTGCCCGCTATGCGGAGACCGTGACCGCGTTCGACGACGTGATCGGCGTTCTCAGGGAAGGCGGCAGCGTGGACCGCGAGGTGATAACCCCGGTGGACGATCCGGCCGTGGCGGCCCGCGTGGATGAACTGGCCCGGCTGTACCGGGAGGCCTTTCGTCCTGCGGCGCTGGAGGCCATGGCCCGGCATCGTGAATACATGGGGTTCCTGAGCGAGATCGACGATTCGGACACCCGCGTGGACGCGATGGGCGGAAGCATCCTGGATTCCCTGCGCAAGGTGGAGGCCATCGCCGAACGCCGCCAGGCCCATACGATCACGGCCGCGAGTCTGGCCGTGTATGGCGGTGTCGGCGTGTCCATGATCCTGGCCCTGGTCATCGGCCTGGCTTTGTCGCGGATGATCACCCGTCCTCTGGGCGAAACCCTGCGCATCGCTTCGCTCATGGCCGAAGGCGACCTGCGCGACCAGGTGCGGCCGCGCGGTCGCGACGAGATCGGCCGCATGCTCGAAGCCATGGGAGACATGGTCGTCCGGCTGCGCGACGTGGTCTTCGGCGTGAACGGGGCCGTGGAGACCGTGGCCGCCGGCAGCGGGGAGCTCTCGGCCTCGGCCGGGACCCTGTCTCAGGGAGCCGCCGATCAGGCTGCGGGCGCACGGAAGCTGTCCACGTCCATCAATGAAATTTCCGATTCCATCACGCGCAACGCGGGGCATTCCCGCGAAACCGCATCCATAGCCACCGGTGCGGCGAAAAAGGCCGCCGAGAGCGGTCGGGCAGTGGGACAGGCGGTGGGGGCCATGAAGGAGATCGCCGCGAAAGTATCCATCATCGAGGAGATAGCCCGGCAGACCAACCTGCTTGCGCTGAACGCGGCCATTGAAGCGGCCCGGGCCGGGGAGCACGGCAAGGGATTCGCCGTGGTTGCGGCCGAGGTCCGCAAGCTGGCCGAGCGCAGCGGCGTGGCGGCGGGCGAAATCGGCCAGTTGTCCGATTCGACCGTGGAGGTTTCGGACCGGGCCGCGCATATGCTTGAGAAACTGGTCCCGGACATAGAGCGGACCTCGGATCTGGTTGGGGAGATCAGCGCGGTGTGCGCCGAACAGGATGTGGTCATCAAACAGATCGGCGGCACCGTGAGTCAGATGGAGGCCGCCACCCGGGGCAACGCCTCGGCTGCTGAGGAGGTGGCGTCCACGTCGGAGGAACTTTCGGGTCAGGCCGAGTCTCTGCGCCAGATGATGGCTTGGTTCAAGTGCGGCGGCCGGGAAGGGCGGGATTGCCTTCCCCCGGCGGCGGCTCTGGCCTCCCTGCCTCCCGGGGAGGCGCCTCGGGAGGGTCTGAAGCGCTACTGA
- a CDS encoding transporter substrate-binding domain-containing protein, producing the protein MLTGLRFFWCSAVLAAMLLSGSVAAHAREVRVGVGFAIAPYVLRGQDAGLEVDIIRAAFRAVGMVARFSYLPNLRLPLAFAGREVDCLSTSVGYDMAECTKWPVFYSAPTLIFQNYAVTLADRSLNIGSIGDLAGYVVLGFQDAARYLGPEFAAMAQGNPLYNELSDQSLQVRMLFSKRVDVVISEKRVFLYWRNRLKSSPAAQAVDLAQPVRFSRIFPVQERQVAFADKSLCERFDRGLATIRADGEYEHIVLAYDRAEDER; encoded by the coding sequence ATGCTGACGGGGCTGCGTTTCTTTTGGTGTTCGGCCGTGCTGGCCGCCATGCTGTTGAGCGGCTCCGTCGCGGCCCATGCCCGGGAGGTCCGGGTGGGCGTCGGCTTCGCCATCGCGCCCTATGTCCTCCGGGGGCAGGACGCCGGTCTTGAGGTGGATATCATCCGGGCGGCCTTTCGAGCTGTCGGGATGGTGGCGCGGTTCTCCTATCTGCCCAACCTGCGGCTGCCTTTGGCGTTTGCCGGACGGGAGGTGGACTGTCTGTCCACCAGCGTGGGGTACGACATGGCCGAATGCACCAAGTGGCCGGTCTTTTACTCCGCGCCGACCCTGATATTCCAGAACTACGCCGTGACCCTGGCTGACCGGAGCCTGAACATAGGCTCCATCGGAGACCTGGCGGGATACGTGGTCCTCGGTTTCCAGGACGCGGCCCGCTACCTCGGCCCCGAGTTCGCGGCCATGGCCCAAGGCAACCCTCTCTATAACGAGTTGTCCGACCAGTCCCTGCAGGTGCGCATGCTCTTTTCCAAGCGGGTGGACGTGGTCATCTCCGAGAAGCGTGTTTTTCTCTATTGGCGCAACCGTCTCAAGTCCTCCCCGGCGGCCCAGGCCGTGGATCTGGCCCAGCCCGTGCGTTTCAGCCGTATCTTTCCGGTTCAGGAACGGCAGGTGGCCTTTGCCGACAAGTCCCTATGCGAGCGGTTCGATCGGGGATTGGCGACCATCCGGGCCGACGGAGAATACGAACACATCGTCCTGGCCTACGACCGAGCCGAGGACGAACGATAA
- a CDS encoding nitroreductase family protein — MPLFTIDETRCKRDGLCAADCPAGCIVFEKGGLPEPHEKKWAYCLDCGHCMAVCPADAIQLARFDRRSDPLDRTLDISFDRAEQFLKGRRSVRFFRDEPVDRETFDRLLAVTGYCPSGHNARPTRWVAALGRDKVAGIAGAVVAWMRAEAEAESDLARALHLPGIVRVWDAGMDLICHNAPALAVAVGPKSGITPREDGVIATAYLELAASAGGLGACWCGYLLPATSHDAGVRAYLGLDDGEAVYGALMLGRPARRYTALPPRPAPKVDWL; from the coding sequence ATGCCGCTATTCACCATAGACGAGACCCGCTGCAAGCGGGACGGCCTGTGCGCCGCCGACTGTCCGGCCGGGTGCATCGTGTTCGAAAAGGGCGGATTGCCCGAGCCTCATGAGAAGAAATGGGCCTACTGCCTGGACTGCGGCCACTGTATGGCCGTCTGCCCGGCGGACGCCATCCAACTGGCCCGTTTCGACCGGAGGAGCGACCCCCTGGACCGGACTCTGGACATCTCTTTTGACCGGGCCGAACAGTTCCTCAAGGGTCGCCGGTCCGTGCGTTTCTTCCGTGACGAGCCCGTGGACCGCGAAACCTTTGACCGGCTTCTGGCCGTGACCGGGTACTGTCCTTCGGGGCACAACGCCCGACCCACCCGGTGGGTGGCGGCCCTGGGCCGCGACAAGGTCGCCGGGATCGCCGGGGCCGTGGTCGCCTGGATGCGCGCCGAGGCCGAAGCGGAATCGGATCTGGCCCGCGCCCTGCACCTGCCCGGCATCGTCCGGGTCTGGGACGCGGGCATGGACCTCATCTGCCACAACGCTCCGGCCCTGGCCGTGGCCGTGGGGCCGAAGTCGGGCATCACGCCCCGGGAGGACGGGGTCATCGCCACTGCCTACCTGGAACTGGCCGCCTCGGCCGGAGGGCTCGGCGCATGCTGGTGCGGGTACCTGCTGCCCGCCACATCGCATGACGCCGGAGTGCGGGCATACCTCGGCCTGGACGACGGCGAGGCGGTCTACGGGGCGCTCATGCTCGGCCGCCCGGCACGCCGTTATACGGCCCTACCCCCGCGTCCGGCCCCGAAGGTGGACTGGCTGTGA
- a CDS encoding acetate--CoA ligase family protein, which yields MSDAYFAFGSVQVEINFEAIDALFERAHAQGRDSLFEYEVYDLLKASGAETPPPCVLLERSGRFSDEQLSVLSGDKVVLKIVSPSIAHKTEAGGVRVVENRPDAIRSAVRRMLYEVPDNYAAALERDPGSAPEPYRGLTGEPLVEAVTRDLRGVLMVQFMEPDSTAFGNELLVGIRKTREFGMVITAGLGGTDTELYAERFRKGQALTIASTALTDGGRFFELFRKTISYRKLAGLTRGQRRIVTDEQLIECFSSFIDMANHYSPDNPDAPFHIEELEINPFAYADYLMVPLDGLCRFTGRSGVRAPRPVERIAKLLKPSSIGIVGVSASRMNFGRIILKNVLEAGFPAEDVRLVKPGETEIDGVACVPDLKSLDRRLDLFVVAVGADQVPALVDELVALDCAESVMLIPGGLGETAESRERAAGVIARIDEAHAAGAGPVFLGGNCMGVVSRPGHYDTWFIPEEKLPPLAPGDHQRAAFISQSGAFMLTRLSQCPFLNPAYMVSMGNQTDLTLGDMVSHFAEADDVDVIAVYAEGFNDLDGLNFCRGVRRAVLAGKDVVFYKAGRTPEGKSATSGHTASLAGDYAVCESCVRQAGAIVAHSFTQFENLFMLAERLNGKTIGGNRLAAVSGAGFEAVGMADSIHGDDYSMTLAPLAAGTREALQDLVAANRLAGLVTVTNPLDITPAADDHVHAEAIRLLATDPGVDAVVAGLVPMSPVMRTLADPDTPMTMEDERSIAALLADLLPQLDTPVIGVVDGGRQYDPLVDRLKQAGLCTFRTSDQAVAALAQYMDGRLNAARIRAHQISDDVLE from the coding sequence ATGTCGGATGCCTATTTTGCCTTTGGTTCGGTTCAGGTGGAGATCAATTTCGAGGCCATCGACGCCCTGTTCGAACGGGCCCATGCCCAGGGACGCGACTCCCTGTTCGAGTACGAGGTCTACGACCTGCTCAAGGCTTCGGGCGCGGAAACGCCCCCCCCTTGCGTTCTGCTGGAACGGTCGGGCCGGTTTTCGGATGAGCAGCTCTCGGTCCTGTCAGGCGATAAGGTCGTCCTTAAGATCGTATCACCCTCCATCGCGCACAAGACCGAGGCGGGCGGGGTGCGCGTGGTCGAGAACCGCCCGGACGCCATCCGCTCGGCCGTGCGGCGCATGCTCTACGAGGTCCCGGATAATTATGCCGCAGCCTTGGAGCGCGATCCCGGCTCTGCTCCGGAGCCCTATCGCGGGCTCACGGGCGAGCCTCTGGTCGAGGCCGTGACCCGGGACCTGCGCGGGGTGCTCATGGTCCAGTTCATGGAGCCGGACTCCACCGCCTTCGGCAACGAACTGTTGGTGGGCATCCGCAAGACCCGCGAGTTCGGCATGGTCATCACCGCCGGGCTGGGCGGCACCGACACCGAGCTTTATGCCGAGCGGTTCCGCAAGGGCCAGGCCCTGACCATCGCCTCCACCGCCCTGACCGACGGGGGCCGCTTCTTCGAGCTTTTCCGCAAGACCATTTCCTATCGTAAACTGGCCGGGCTGACCCGGGGCCAACGGCGCATCGTCACTGACGAGCAGCTTATCGAATGCTTTTCCTCGTTCATCGACATGGCCAACCACTACTCTCCGGACAATCCGGACGCGCCCTTCCACATAGAGGAACTGGAGATCAACCCCTTTGCCTACGCCGACTACCTGATGGTGCCCCTGGACGGCCTGTGCCGGTTCACGGGCCGCAGCGGAGTCCGCGCCCCGCGCCCGGTGGAACGCATTGCCAAGCTGCTTAAGCCGTCTTCCATCGGCATTGTTGGGGTTTCGGCCTCGCGTATGAATTTCGGGCGGATCATTCTCAAGAACGTGCTTGAAGCCGGATTCCCTGCCGAGGACGTGCGTTTGGTCAAACCGGGCGAGACCGAGATCGACGGTGTGGCCTGCGTACCCGATCTCAAGTCTTTGGATCGGCGGCTGGACTTGTTCGTGGTGGCCGTGGGCGCGGATCAGGTTCCGGCCCTGGTGGACGAACTGGTGGCCCTGGACTGCGCCGAGTCGGTCATGCTCATTCCGGGCGGACTGGGCGAGACCGCGGAAAGCCGCGAACGCGCTGCCGGGGTGATCGCCCGCATCGACGAGGCCCATGCCGCGGGCGCGGGCCCGGTCTTCCTGGGCGGCAATTGCATGGGCGTGGTCTCCCGGCCCGGCCACTACGACACTTGGTTCATCCCCGAGGAGAAGTTGCCTCCCCTGGCCCCGGGCGATCACCAACGGGCGGCCTTTATCTCCCAATCGGGCGCGTTCATGCTCACCCGTCTTTCCCAATGCCCCTTCCTGAACCCGGCCTACATGGTCTCCATGGGTAACCAGACCGACCTGACCCTGGGCGACATGGTCTCGCATTTCGCCGAGGCCGACGACGTGGACGTCATCGCGGTCTATGCCGAGGGGTTCAACGATCTGGATGGACTGAATTTTTGCCGGGGCGTGCGCCGAGCCGTGCTGGCGGGCAAGGATGTGGTCTTTTACAAGGCGGGCCGCACCCCGGAGGGCAAGTCCGCCACCAGCGGCCACACTGCCTCCCTGGCCGGGGACTATGCGGTCTGCGAGTCCTGCGTGCGCCAGGCCGGGGCCATCGTGGCCCACTCCTTCACCCAGTTCGAAAACCTGTTCATGCTGGCCGAGCGCTTGAACGGCAAGACCATCGGCGGCAATCGCCTGGCCGCCGTTTCCGGCGCGGGGTTCGAGGCCGTGGGCATGGCCGATTCCATCCATGGCGATGACTATTCCATGACCCTGGCCCCCCTGGCCGCCGGGACCCGCGAGGCCCTGCAAGACCTGGTGGCCGCCAACCGGCTGGCCGGACTGGTCACGGTGACCAATCCCCTGGACATCACCCCGGCGGCCGATGACCATGTCCATGCCGAAGCCATCCGTCTCCTGGCCACGGACCCGGGCGTGGACGCGGTGGTGGCCGGGCTCGTGCCCATGTCGCCGGTCATGCGCACCCTGGCCGATCCGGACACGCCCATGACCATGGAGGATGAGCGCTCCATAGCCGCGCTGCTCGCCGACCTGCTGCCCCAGCTCGATACTCCGGTCATCGGCGTGGTGGACGGCGGCCGTCAATACGATCCCCTGGTGGATCGTCTGAAACAGGCCGGGCTGTGCACCTTCCGCACCTCGGATCAGGCCGTGGCCGCCCTGGCTCAATACATGGACGGGCGGCTCAACGCGGCCCGGATTCGCGCGCACCAGATCTCGGACGACGTATTGGAGTAA